One segment of Rhodopirellula baltica SH 1 DNA contains the following:
- a CDS encoding metallophosphoesterase family protein, whose amino-acid sequence MRITSIESKLLTEIRYLNAGRGPGDFYNDVVPVHRGFVDALPEGTSAIVVTADLQGRETFKSAGGHPLRLLGEVLPAMLRADVLPCLGLPKGDIGVLLAGDFYTVPALDKRGGSGEVRPVWDAFAAEFDWVAGVAGNHDTFADGANRPSFTGPVHFLDNDHVTIGGVLIAGLSGITGNPRRPWRRTEDDYVETLGTLLCEEPAITLLHDRPDAPERGFRGSPRIREVLEEQGPGQNENTLVVRGHSHWPEPLAELSCGTQVLNVDARVVILTEI is encoded by the coding sequence ATGAGAATCACATCCATCGAATCGAAACTGCTTACCGAAATCCGCTATCTGAATGCAGGTCGTGGACCTGGCGACTTCTACAACGATGTCGTCCCGGTTCATCGCGGCTTCGTTGATGCACTGCCTGAAGGCACGTCAGCGATTGTCGTAACCGCCGACCTGCAAGGCCGCGAGACGTTCAAGTCCGCTGGCGGGCATCCGCTGCGGCTTCTAGGTGAAGTCCTTCCAGCGATGCTACGAGCGGATGTACTCCCCTGTCTCGGTCTGCCAAAGGGAGACATCGGTGTTTTGCTTGCTGGTGATTTCTACACCGTCCCGGCGCTCGACAAACGCGGCGGCTCCGGCGAGGTACGGCCCGTCTGGGACGCGTTCGCCGCTGAGTTCGACTGGGTTGCCGGCGTCGCAGGAAACCACGACACGTTCGCGGACGGGGCGAACCGGCCGAGCTTCACTGGCCCGGTTCATTTCCTGGACAACGACCACGTGACGATAGGCGGCGTTTTGATCGCCGGACTGAGCGGTATTACCGGCAACCCAAGACGTCCTTGGCGACGTACCGAAGACGACTACGTCGAGACGCTTGGCACGCTCTTGTGCGAGGAGCCAGCGATCACACTCTTGCACGATCGACCGGACGCTCCAGAGCGCGGCTTCCGTGGATCACCACGAATCCGAGAAGTCCTTGAAGAACAGGGGCCGGGGCAAAACGAGAACACGCTTGTTGTCAGGGGCCATTCACATTGGCCGGAACCTCTCGCCGAGCTCTCATGCGGAACGCAGGTTCTGAATGTGGACGCGAGAGTCGTTATCCTGACTGAGATCTAG
- a CDS encoding TROVE domain-containing protein, with the protein MANKSLFQSITSVLPRATVVNEAGGPAYRMSAKHALAQMAATGTFGNVYYASAQNQLDAMRKLIDEIDDNEFLAKLAVYSRERAYMKDMPAALLVVLSTRDTKLMHQVFDRVADNGRVLRTVFQMTRSGQFGRKGLSSSLQRAFQRWLNDASVGKLLSASIGNDPSLRDILRMARPTPKDDARRALFGWLTDKPVEKWAPATADSLPSTVQSLVAYRAADTAEAQTLIAGDLQVRWDLLADAAKGPLVWKAIARQMGPQALRMNLNTLLRHDAFKKPGILGFAGTDNAMIDYVAGQLADRDAIARSRQFPYQFLAAYMNASDEVPSKIKSALHDAAEIACGNVPTLPGPVIIGLDTSGSMGCPVTGNRGRGGTSKMRCVDVAALFAAAILRRNPDSVVIPFDTQAYKVKVDPSDTILSLSARLSKYGGGGTDCSLPFVEANTRYAKQAFAGIVLVSDNESWITSGRRYGYGQNGSTGVMTQWEKFKKTQRGLGVVDPKLVCIDIQPYGTSQAPERDDILNIGGFSDAVFNVVSSFLEIDASRFVREVESVEL; encoded by the coding sequence ATGGCCAACAAGTCTCTATTCCAAAGCATCACCAGCGTCCTGCCACGTGCAACCGTCGTCAACGAAGCGGGCGGCCCAGCGTACAGGATGTCCGCGAAGCACGCGCTCGCCCAAATGGCTGCGACCGGCACTTTCGGTAACGTCTATTATGCGTCCGCGCAAAACCAACTCGACGCGATGCGAAAGCTGATCGACGAGATCGACGACAACGAGTTTCTGGCAAAGCTGGCCGTCTACTCACGTGAGCGTGCTTACATGAAGGACATGCCGGCGGCGCTGCTGGTCGTACTGTCGACTCGAGACACCAAGCTCATGCACCAAGTCTTCGACCGAGTCGCGGACAACGGCCGCGTACTACGCACCGTTTTCCAAATGACTCGTTCGGGACAGTTCGGTCGAAAGGGTCTGTCGTCTTCGCTGCAGCGTGCGTTCCAACGTTGGCTCAACGACGCGTCTGTTGGCAAGTTGCTCTCAGCTTCGATCGGTAACGATCCGAGCCTGCGAGACATCTTGCGAATGGCACGTCCAACGCCAAAGGACGACGCACGTCGAGCGTTGTTCGGATGGTTGACCGACAAGCCAGTCGAGAAGTGGGCACCAGCTACGGCTGACAGCCTGCCTTCGACGGTGCAGTCGTTGGTCGCTTACCGAGCAGCCGACACGGCCGAAGCCCAAACGCTGATCGCCGGCGACCTGCAAGTTCGATGGGACTTGCTAGCCGATGCAGCCAAGGGACCGTTGGTTTGGAAGGCGATCGCCCGACAAATGGGACCGCAAGCACTGCGGATGAACCTCAACACGCTACTGCGTCACGACGCATTCAAGAAGCCTGGAATCCTCGGATTTGCAGGAACCGACAACGCGATGATCGACTACGTGGCCGGCCAACTGGCTGACCGCGACGCGATCGCTCGCAGCCGTCAGTTCCCGTACCAGTTCCTGGCGGCTTACATGAACGCATCGGATGAGGTTCCAAGCAAGATCAAGTCGGCGTTGCATGACGCTGCCGAGATCGCGTGCGGAAACGTACCAACGCTGCCTGGACCGGTCATCATCGGACTCGACACGTCAGGTTCGATGGGCTGCCCAGTCACAGGAAACCGTGGTCGCGGCGGAACGTCGAAGATGCGATGCGTCGATGTTGCGGCACTGTTCGCAGCAGCGATCCTGCGTCGCAACCCGGACAGCGTCGTGATTCCATTCGATACGCAGGCTTACAAGGTCAAGGTCGATCCAAGCGATACGATCCTGTCTCTGTCAGCACGCTTGTCGAAGTACGGAGGCGGAGGAACGGACTGCTCGCTGCCATTTGTCGAAGCCAACACGCGTTACGCGAAGCAAGCCTTCGCCGGCATCGTGTTGGTCAGCGACAACGAAAGCTGGATCACCTCGGGACGTCGCTACGGCTACGGCCAAAACGGTTCAACCGGAGTGATGACGCAGTGGGAGAAGTTCAAGAAGACCCAGCGTGGACTCGGCGTTGTCGATCCAAAGCTAGTCTGCATCGACATCCAACCCTACGGAACCAGTCAGGCACCTGAGCGAGACGACATCCTGAACATCGGCGGCTTCAGTGACGCCGTGTTCAACGTCGTCTCATCGTTCCTAGAAATCGACGCATCCCGCTTCGTCCGCGAAGTCGAATCCGTCGAACTGTAA
- a CDS encoding endonuclease V, translated as MRSSRETNLRTSTMTIACIDVGYTESETDPTTALAACVVIKDWGDATSLSELVVNVDAVQDYQPGQFYLRELPCIKAVLSELLNPPTHIVIDGYVWLDDLDHPGLGNYLHDALNQAIPVIGVAKNPFKRSLHAHELQRGGSTRPLYITSAGIPVAQAASKIAAMHGPHRFPTILKRVDRLSRGEQPV; from the coding sequence CTGAGATCTAGCCGTGAAACCAACCTTCGCACATCAACCATGACCATCGCCTGCATCGACGTCGGCTACACCGAGTCTGAAACTGATCCAACGACAGCGCTCGCTGCCTGCGTTGTCATCAAAGATTGGGGAGATGCTACGTCACTGAGTGAATTGGTCGTCAATGTCGATGCGGTCCAAGACTATCAACCTGGGCAGTTCTATCTGCGTGAATTGCCGTGCATCAAAGCGGTTCTAAGCGAACTCCTGAATCCACCAACGCACATCGTCATTGACGGTTACGTGTGGTTGGACGACCTCGACCATCCTGGCCTCGGCAACTACCTTCACGATGCTCTGAATCAAGCGATTCCCGTGATCGGCGTCGCGAAGAATCCATTCAAGCGATCACTGCACGCTCACGAGCTACAGCGAGGCGGAAGTACTCGACCGCTATACATCACATCTGCCGGCATTCCTGTCGCCCAGGCGGCTAGCAAGATCGCTGCCATGCACGGCCCCCATCGGTTTCCAACCATCCTCAAGCGAGTCGACCGACTCAGCCGAGGAGAACAACCAGTATGA
- a CDS encoding cupin domain-containing protein: protein MNDVLKRFSDLPWVEIAPGAREKRFTDANQTIRLVQFSPPFVESDPCTKAHVGFVVSGEFEIEFTDSRVQFREGDALSIPAGPATAHRAIITQEVTLFLVEPA from the coding sequence ATGAATGATGTGCTCAAACGATTCTCCGACTTACCGTGGGTCGAAATCGCTCCCGGCGCGAGAGAAAAGCGTTTCACTGACGCAAACCAGACAATCCGCTTGGTTCAGTTCTCCCCGCCATTTGTCGAGTCCGATCCCTGCACCAAGGCACATGTCGGTTTTGTCGTCAGCGGTGAATTCGAAATCGAGTTCACCGATTCGCGTGTTCAATTTCGCGAGGGCGACGCACTTTCGATTCCAGCCGGCCCTGCCACTGCCCACCGAGCGATCATCACACAAGAGGTAACGCTATTCCTAGTCGAACCGGCATAA
- a CDS encoding restriction endonuclease subunit S produces the protein MDGDYFIRVVNSVLTEIIRQSHGGVGLQHITKAKLEKIEIPLPPLDEQRRIAAVLDKADALRRQRQESLQLTEKLLQSVFEEMFGNPRENPKNWDIVPLGELVADDDAINYGVVQPGKDFPSGVPMIRLGDLANPDPTMLNVKRIDPTIDASCARSRLAGGEVLVGCVGHTIGVACIAPAEWAGANIARAVARIRVKPGIPAEFILQQIRTPAIQHFFRGERRIVGQPTLNIKQIKETPILLPPHKLCDQFVKFYRLTVDGHSDKQKSTTLVEALFAAIQQRAFRGELDLSRLQIDPHFDLTTKAPLPGHRYRDGIYNRPGFFIAPPEIEAELQELETKLDSGPGDSIPWSEDYFKYRTLSQLLIPPFTFKNIWDRVVYDMEEAEYKNVRDKIFEYVESGILEQAFDEANKEIVFRPKS, from the coding sequence ATTGACGGAGACTACTTCATTCGTGTCGTCAACAGCGTTCTGACCGAAATCATTCGACAATCACACGGAGGAGTCGGACTTCAGCACATAACCAAGGCTAAGTTGGAAAAGATTGAAATCCCGCTTCCACCACTGGACGAACAACGGCGGATTGCGGCAGTGTTGGACAAGGCCGATGCTCTGCGCCGCCAGCGCCAGGAATCTCTGCAACTCACCGAGAAGCTCCTTCAATCCGTCTTCGAAGAAATGTTCGGCAACCCGAGGGAGAATCCAAAGAATTGGGATATTGTCCCGCTTGGGGAGCTTGTTGCTGATGACGACGCGATTAATTACGGCGTCGTTCAGCCAGGAAAGGACTTTCCAAGCGGCGTCCCGATGATCCGTCTCGGGGACCTCGCTAACCCCGACCCAACAATGTTAAACGTGAAGCGAATCGACCCTACAATCGACGCTTCCTGCGCACGCTCACGCCTCGCTGGAGGTGAAGTTCTTGTTGGATGTGTCGGGCATACCATCGGTGTGGCGTGCATCGCACCAGCAGAGTGGGCAGGTGCAAATATCGCTCGGGCAGTGGCGAGAATTAGGGTCAAACCCGGAATACCAGCCGAGTTCATACTTCAACAAATTCGGACACCGGCAATTCAGCACTTTTTTCGAGGTGAGCGTCGCATCGTTGGACAACCCACTCTCAATATAAAGCAGATTAAGGAGACGCCAATTCTGCTGCCTCCGCACAAACTGTGCGATCAGTTCGTCAAGTTCTATCGGTTGACTGTGGATGGGCATTCTGACAAACAAAAGAGCACGACGCTCGTTGAAGCTCTGTTCGCCGCGATTCAGCAACGAGCCTTTCGCGGCGAACTGGATTTGAGTCGACTCCAAATTGACCCACACTTTGATTTAACAACAAAGGCACCATTACCGGGCCATCGGTACCGAGACGGCATTTATAACCGTCCCGGTTTTTTTATCGCTCCTCCCGAAATCGAGGCCGAACTGCAAGAGTTGGAGACCAAACTTGATAGTGGGCCTGGCGATTCGATTCCTTGGTCTGAAGACTATTTCAAGTACCGAACTCTCAGCCAACTCTTGATTCCACCTTTCACTTTCAAAAACATTTGGGACAGGGTTGTATATGACATGGAAGAGGCGGAGTACAAAAACGTAAGAGACAAAATATTCGAATATGTAGAGTCGGGAATCCTTGAGCAGGCATTCGATGAAGCGAACAAAGAAATTGTTTTCAGGCCGAAGTCATGA
- a CDS encoding SEC-C metal-binding domain-containing protein has protein sequence MSKRRKGYPSETKVKRGVRIIQGKQLEEKLGRNDLCPCGSGQRFKRCCLRSGRL, from the coding sequence ATGAGCAAACGTCGTAAGGGCTACCCGTCAGAAACGAAAGTCAAACGCGGAGTCCGAATCATCCAAGGCAAGCAACTCGAGGAGAAACTCGGCCGAAACGACCTGTGCCCATGCGGCAGCGGTCAGCGGTTCAAACGTTGTTGCCTACGATCGGGGCGTCTGTGA
- a CDS encoding HNH endonuclease, with protein MPLWKLQTVGSESFDFLYPNVGRGTSITLRPGVATCFRKFYGLLGDIVRGAWVRYVRRYNRELLGTTTDLSEFMFGSERSQLNSVRDALVDTGASRCFYCDKGLSEATAHVDHFVPWAKYPVDLGHNFVLAHATCNSSKSDHIAAAEFLDKWVDRNLTLRGGLQEAFTVRGIFNDLPTSARVAQWVYSTTADVGGLTWTSSSMVPLEDRWQAAIDRLLATAG; from the coding sequence ATGCCACTTTGGAAGCTTCAAACGGTGGGTAGTGAGAGCTTTGACTTCCTCTACCCGAATGTTGGAAGGGGAACCAGCATCACGCTACGGCCTGGCGTCGCGACTTGCTTCCGCAAGTTCTATGGACTGCTCGGAGACATTGTCCGTGGTGCTTGGGTGCGTTACGTTCGCCGCTACAACCGCGAACTGTTGGGCACGACGACTGACCTCAGCGAGTTCATGTTCGGTAGCGAGCGTTCGCAGCTGAACAGCGTTCGCGATGCCTTAGTGGATACGGGAGCGTCGAGATGTTTCTATTGTGACAAGGGATTGTCGGAGGCGACGGCTCATGTGGATCACTTCGTGCCTTGGGCAAAGTATCCCGTTGATCTCGGGCACAACTTCGTTCTCGCCCATGCGACGTGCAATTCGTCAAAGTCCGATCACATTGCGGCGGCCGAGTTTTTGGACAAGTGGGTCGATCGCAACCTAACGCTTCGTGGCGGATTGCAGGAAGCTTTCACTGTGCGAGGAATATTCAACGATTTGCCGACGTCGGCCCGTGTCGCCCAATGGGTGTACTCCACGACGGCCGACGTGGGCGGTCTGACCTGGACGTCGTCGTCGATGGTGCCACTTGAAGACCGATGGCAGGCGGCAATCGACCGCCTGCTTGCGACGGCTGGATAG
- a CDS encoding class I SAM-dependent DNA methyltransferase translates to MLQLNAALKALIAKLWDRFWSGGISNPLSAIEQITYLLFMKQIDELDLKREQDAEFTGDTYESRFCGDYFLPSDRSRIEEMEKPKPGESAAQKKTRKAEAKNERKRLAIDKATLRWSHFRQMPANEMLPHVQQKVFPFIKELDGDGSNFTKHMANAVFIIPSANLLQGAVQIIEEIFVEIERDAREEGHLFQDIQGDVYEMLLNEISSAGKNGQFRTPRHIIKLISELVNPQLGHRVCDPACGTAGFLLDAYQYIITQLARKKAKKNQEFEPDEDGFIRTSVSGQLDQNKKDILEQSLYGFDFDSTMVRLALMNLMMHGIDNPHVDYQDTLSKSFSEEAEYDIVMAQSAHI, encoded by the coding sequence ATGCTCCAACTCAACGCCGCGCTCAAGGCACTTATCGCCAAGCTGTGGGACCGATTCTGGTCCGGCGGCATTTCCAATCCGCTTTCTGCAATTGAGCAAATTACATACCTGCTGTTCATGAAGCAGATTGACGAACTTGACTTGAAGCGGGAACAGGACGCCGAGTTCACTGGGGACACGTACGAATCGCGATTCTGTGGCGATTATTTCCTTCCCAGTGACCGATCACGGATTGAGGAGATGGAGAAGCCAAAGCCAGGCGAGAGTGCCGCGCAGAAGAAAACCCGAAAAGCGGAAGCAAAGAACGAACGCAAACGACTCGCTATCGACAAAGCCACCCTGCGTTGGAGCCACTTCCGGCAAATGCCGGCCAACGAGATGTTGCCGCATGTGCAGCAGAAGGTTTTTCCATTCATTAAGGAACTCGATGGTGACGGCAGCAATTTCACCAAACACATGGCGAATGCCGTATTCATCATTCCCAGCGCCAACCTGCTTCAGGGGGCGGTGCAGATCATTGAAGAGATCTTCGTTGAGATCGAACGCGACGCTCGCGAAGAAGGGCACCTCTTTCAGGACATCCAGGGCGATGTCTACGAGATGCTACTCAACGAGATAAGCAGCGCGGGCAAGAACGGTCAATTTCGCACACCTCGTCACATCATCAAACTGATCAGCGAACTGGTGAATCCCCAGCTAGGTCATCGCGTCTGCGATCCCGCGTGCGGCACGGCGGGGTTCCTGCTCGACGCCTATCAATACATCATCACTCAGCTTGCGAGAAAAAAGGCCAAGAAGAATCAGGAGTTCGAGCCGGACGAAGATGGCTTCATTCGCACCAGCGTCAGTGGCCAACTCGACCAGAACAAGAAAGATATCCTGGAGCAAAGCCTGTACGGATTCGACTTCGACAGCACGATGGTCCGGCTGGCCCTGATGAATCTAATGATGCACGGCATCGACAATCCGCATGTCGATTACCAAGACACGCTAAGCAAGAGTTTTAGCGAGGAAGCCGAATACGACATCGTGATGGCTCAATCAGCACATATTTAA
- a CDS encoding restriction system-associated AAA family ATPase yields the protein MKLIRLKLDVPFRSLPAGFEINFLREWDFDRCFEFHPYCFAGRNGSGKSNVLEALAAIFYHIECIHLDYRPEGFEYDEQTNHKGFQAKVCIPDAFELEYFIPIRLGALDGLNFDETKNFSLSGKERVHVSLTKEAGETVHARCVNFDFLNKAKGFLERARIKWLLPTFVLGYSSGRNEILSLPFFKMRFIQFDEYRDHLTRDVPYDGKPEGRLVYLDEQFSQAILICHFLFPSEPVVRVFEEKVGLRGIQRFRIIIRRHHRLGLAEERLKTLTKTQLKDSSQTTVELTSKLTGYYDDNEELQLGLIDKLIKCSTAHYEDYSANSDDDGYDLYLDYWVNDATKRAFQVHFGEASGESREIDKAKSALNLFHAFQTLLTLNHYSVDDETKAELYHSGSLYVNETISTPASHERITRFKEGELIKDGVKEPLYVKALSDGEHQFLHTIGLCLLYRHESALFLLDEPETHLNPDWRASYISTLRAALEADAATKNVMREVLLTSHSPFIISDCQKDNVLVFTKNPENQDVTWQRPDFETFGASANAITIKVFDRKETIGNYALSKLVALRKRLDDGESPDQLIDEAGRELGDSVEKVLFINQVLNKKETR from the coding sequence ATGAAGCTGATCCGCCTCAAACTGGATGTCCCCTTCCGTAGCCTCCCCGCAGGCTTCGAAATCAACTTCCTACGCGAATGGGATTTCGACCGCTGCTTCGAATTCCACCCCTACTGCTTCGCTGGTCGCAACGGAAGCGGCAAGTCAAACGTCCTGGAAGCCCTCGCAGCGATCTTCTACCACATCGAATGCATCCACCTTGACTATCGTCCCGAAGGCTTCGAGTACGACGAGCAAACGAACCATAAAGGCTTTCAAGCCAAAGTCTGCATCCCGGATGCGTTCGAGCTGGAGTATTTCATCCCGATTCGATTGGGCGCTCTCGATGGCCTTAATTTTGACGAGACGAAAAACTTCTCTCTTTCGGGCAAAGAACGAGTCCATGTTTCGCTGACAAAAGAGGCAGGTGAAACAGTTCACGCTCGGTGTGTAAACTTCGATTTCTTAAACAAAGCGAAGGGATTTCTAGAGCGAGCAAGAATCAAGTGGCTGCTCCCGACATTCGTGCTGGGATATTCATCAGGCCGGAACGAGATTCTGAGTCTGCCATTCTTCAAGATGCGGTTCATCCAATTCGATGAATACCGTGATCATCTCACGCGTGATGTCCCATACGATGGCAAGCCCGAAGGCCGTCTAGTGTATCTCGACGAGCAGTTTAGCCAAGCAATTCTTATTTGTCATTTTCTGTTCCCCAGTGAGCCAGTCGTACGCGTCTTTGAAGAGAAAGTCGGACTCCGAGGAATACAACGTTTTCGCATTATCATTCGGCGACATCACCGTCTTGGCCTCGCTGAGGAGCGGCTAAAGACGCTCACCAAAACGCAGTTGAAAGATTCCTCGCAAACAACGGTCGAGCTGACGTCCAAACTAACTGGATACTACGACGATAATGAAGAACTACAGCTTGGTTTGATCGATAAGCTCATCAAATGCTCAACAGCACATTACGAGGACTACTCCGCGAATTCGGACGATGATGGTTACGACCTCTATCTGGACTACTGGGTCAACGATGCTACGAAGCGAGCGTTTCAGGTTCACTTCGGGGAGGCGTCGGGAGAATCGCGAGAAATTGACAAGGCCAAGTCGGCATTGAACCTGTTTCATGCGTTCCAGACATTGCTCACACTGAATCACTACTCGGTGGATGATGAGACGAAAGCAGAACTGTATCACTCGGGCAGTCTCTATGTGAACGAGACGATCTCCACGCCCGCATCTCACGAACGAATCACCCGTTTCAAAGAGGGCGAGCTGATCAAAGACGGCGTGAAGGAACCGCTCTACGTCAAAGCGCTTTCCGACGGCGAACACCAGTTCCTGCACACGATTGGCCTATGCCTGCTTTATCGCCACGAATCAGCACTGTTCCTCCTCGATGAACCAGAAACCCACCTCAACCCCGACTGGCGAGCGTCCTACATTTCAACTCTGCGAGCCGCCCTGGAAGCCGATGCCGCCACGAAGAACGTGATGCGGGAAGTTCTGCTCACATCGCACTCACCGTTCATCATCTCCGATTGCCAAAAGGACAACGTCTTGGTTTTCACCAAGAATCCTGAAAACCAAGACGTAACCTGGCAGCGCCCTGATTTCGAAACGTTTGGTGCATCGGCTAACGCCATCACAATCAAGGTCTTTGACCGCAAAGAGACAATCGGTAACTACGCTCTGAGCAAGCTCGTTGCCCTCCGAAAGCGTCTTGACGATGGCGAGTCCCCGGACCAACTCATCGACGAAGCAGGTCGGGAGCTGGGTGACTCCGTTGAGAAGGTGCTTTTTATCAACCAGGTGCTGAATAAGAAGGAAACGAGGTAA
- a CDS encoding type I restriction-modification enzyme R subunit C-terminal domain-containing protein: MTASNPILQRIRDGLTVSDEEAEDLATQLHDEHPHITLKLLRRVYHHQRASFIRFIRHILGIEILESFPDTVSKSIDQFIAEHPALNSHQLQFLRLMRDFLIERGDIEKRDLIQAPFTVIHPSGIRGVFSPSQINEILALTASLVA, encoded by the coding sequence TTGACCGCCAGCAATCCAATCCTCCAGAGGATTCGGGACGGCCTGACTGTTTCCGACGAAGAAGCCGAAGACCTTGCGACGCAACTGCATGACGAGCACCCGCACATTACATTGAAGTTGCTGCGTAGGGTTTATCACCATCAGCGGGCCTCGTTCATACGCTTTATCCGTCATATCCTGGGAATCGAAATACTGGAGAGCTTCCCGGACACGGTCTCAAAGTCGATCGATCAGTTCATCGCCGAGCACCCCGCGCTCAATAGCCATCAGCTTCAGTTTCTGCGACTGATGCGTGATTTCCTGATCGAACGCGGTGATATCGAAAAGCGTGACCTGATCCAGGCCCCGTTTACCGTTATTCATCCGAGTGGTATCCGCGGCGTGTTCTCCCCCAGTCAAATAAACGAAATCCTCGCCCTTACCGCAAGTCTGGTCGCCTAA
- a CDS encoding type I restriction endonuclease subunit R has translation MASSEPYHRLVEAVDSRLGSFLWRKPTSHRAKSSPRQSCYLSNQYGDYGLLGKDGKPLAVVEAKKSSEDPAIGREQAKQYCLDIQAENGGELPFCFYTNGHEIYFWNIGEAPPKRVHGFPTRQDLERLLYIRKYKKALVHELINTDIAGRDYQIQAIRTVMEGIEKSRRQFLLVMATGTGKTRTCIALVDALMRAGFVQRVLFLVDRIALRGQALDAFKEHIPDEPRWPEPGEKSIATDRRVYVATYPTMLNIVRDEKSVLSPHFFDLVVVDESHRSIYNTYGEVLEYFHAITLGLTATPRDVIDHNTFEVFHCDDGLPSFAFSYDEAINHVPPYLCDFRVLKIKTKFQDEGISKRTISLEDQKHLILDGKDIEEIVYEGTDLEKKVTNHATNALIVKEFMEESIKDPNGVLPGKTIFFCMSISHARRIERIFDSLYPEYKGELAKVLVSDDPRVYGKGGLLDQFTRCDMPRVAISVDMLDTGIDVREIVNLVFAKPVFSYTKFWQMIGRGTRLLESNKIKAWCPKKDVFQIIDCWDNFDYFQLTPKGTEPKPQIPLPVRLVGVRIDKIEATQVFGQTTVADKEIATLRRQIQNTNHSASRNTANSSKRRSTS, from the coding sequence GTGGCATCTTCCGAACCGTATCATCGACTTGTCGAAGCAGTGGATTCCAGACTTGGGAGTTTCCTTTGGCGCAAGCCAACGAGTCACCGAGCGAAGTCCTCGCCTCGGCAATCTTGTTACCTAAGCAATCAGTACGGCGACTACGGTTTGCTGGGCAAGGACGGAAAGCCACTCGCTGTTGTAGAAGCTAAGAAGTCCAGCGAAGACCCTGCTATTGGTCGCGAGCAAGCGAAACAGTACTGCCTTGATATTCAGGCGGAAAATGGTGGAGAGCTCCCGTTCTGTTTCTACACCAACGGGCACGAGATCTACTTTTGGAATATCGGAGAAGCTCCGCCTAAGCGAGTCCACGGGTTTCCGACTCGTCAAGATTTGGAACGATTGCTGTACATTCGGAAGTACAAAAAGGCGCTTGTCCATGAGCTGATCAACACTGATATTGCGGGACGCGACTATCAGATTCAGGCCATCCGAACCGTGATGGAAGGCATCGAAAAGAGTCGCCGCCAATTCCTCCTGGTCATGGCAACCGGAACTGGAAAGACTCGCACCTGCATAGCCCTTGTCGATGCGCTAATGCGAGCTGGATTTGTGCAACGAGTTCTCTTTCTGGTCGACCGCATCGCCCTACGCGGCCAGGCCCTCGACGCCTTCAAGGAGCACATCCCTGATGAGCCACGTTGGCCGGAGCCAGGTGAGAAGTCGATCGCCACGGACCGCCGCGTCTATGTTGCCACCTATCCAACGATGCTCAACATCGTGCGTGACGAAAAGAGCGTTCTTTCGCCGCACTTCTTCGATCTCGTCGTTGTCGATGAAAGTCATCGGTCGATCTACAACACTTACGGCGAAGTACTCGAATACTTTCACGCGATCACGCTGGGCCTGACCGCGACGCCCCGCGATGTGATCGACCACAACACATTTGAAGTTTTCCACTGCGACGACGGCCTTCCCAGTTTCGCGTTCTCATACGATGAGGCGATCAACCACGTTCCGCCATACCTTTGCGACTTTCGCGTCCTGAAGATAAAGACGAAGTTTCAGGACGAAGGAATCAGCAAACGCACCATCAGTCTAGAGGATCAAAAACACCTCATCCTCGATGGCAAGGACATTGAGGAAATTGTCTACGAGGGGACTGACCTCGAAAAGAAGGTCACCAATCACGCCACGAACGCGCTCATCGTGAAGGAGTTCATGGAGGAATCCATCAAGGACCCGAATGGCGTACTCCCCGGAAAGACGATTTTCTTCTGCATGTCAATCTCGCATGCTCGACGGATCGAGCGGATCTTCGATTCACTCTATCCTGAGTACAAAGGCGAGCTCGCCAAGGTCTTGGTCTCAGACGATCCACGCGTCTACGGAAAGGGCGGGCTGCTTGACCAATTCACCCGTTGCGACATGCCCCGAGTGGCGATCAGCGTCGATATGCTCGATACCGGAATCGACGTTCGCGAGATCGTCAATCTCGTCTTTGCCAAGCCGGTGTTCTCGTACACAAAGTTCTGGCAAATGATTGGTCGCGGCACGCGACTTCTGGAATCCAACAAGATTAAGGCTTGGTGCCCGAAGAAGGATGTCTTCCAGATCATCGACTGCTGGGACAACTTTGATTACTTTCAGCTCACCCCCAAAGGGACAGAACCGAAGCCGCAAATTCCGCTGCCGGTTCGGCTGGTCGGAGTACGCATCGACAAGATTGAAGCCACCCAAGTCTTTGGTCAAACAACAGTAGCCGACAAAGAGATCGCGACCCTTCGCAGACAGATCCAGAACACGAATCACTCAGCATCTCGCAATACCGCAAACTCGTCGAAGAGAAGGTCAACGAGTTGA